The sequence CAAAAAGATCGTAGAAGTCTATTTTGGTATGGCACAGGAACGTCCTGAAATGATCGAGTATTTTTTACGTGTTTATCTCTCTCATAGAGAAGTCTTTAAAAATGAATGTGAAGAGATGGTATGTGTCTCTGGATTTATCACTGAAATCATGATCTTCTTCAATGATGGTGTAGAATCAGGAGAGTTTAGAAATCAAGACTTTTTTTCTGCCTTTGGCCTTTTTCTAGGCTACTTGGGTGGGATGGTGTTTCTCAAAGGTGAAGGAATTCTACCTAAAGAGATCAATGAGTATATTGATGATATTTCCTTCAATATCTATCATGCATTGAAAGTTTAGATTGCCAAATGATACCTACACTTCTTTGGCTCTAATCAATTATCTGCAATGGCAATGCGCGGTTCAAACTCTATAGAGGAGGCCACATTTATTTTCCGTACGTTTGACGTTTGTTCCGTTTGCACTAAAAAATAATATAATCTTATATCAACCAATCAGATAAATATTCCAGATATCATAATAATGAATGACTATTCATTATTATTTAAGTTTTCTTTTCCTATTATAATGAATAGATATTCATTTACTATAGAAGGAGATGTTATGAATACAGATAACCAAGAAGTTACAAAGGAATTATTTGAATCAGTGGATACAAAAGTAGATTCACGACACGGTAATGAATATTATGACGATATATATGAAAGATGCAGAAAAAGCTTAGATGACTTAAACGTGCTCGAAACTTCAAAAAGAAGAGAGCATTTTCTGCAGTGCACTGAAGATGATGGGCTAATATCGTCATTGATCAATTTGGATGATGTTAACTGAACTTAGGTTGCATTTAGTGAGTTTTGTGACGATATCGATATTGTCATAATAGATTAAATAAATACAAAAAAGATAACACTTTTTTTGTAAAGGAGCAAAATATGGCATATAATAAAATTGCACTCATAGGTATAGGAAATATCATGTTTCATGATGAAGGACTTGGTGACTATCTTGTAAAATATATAGAGAATAATTATAATATTCCTGATAATTTAACGCTGGTAGAAGGTGGAACGTTGGATTTTAGCCTCATCTCCAACTATCGTGACTTTGATCAGTTGATCGTTGTAGGTGCATCATCCCAAGAAGGTGAAACTGGAACTATATATGCTCAATCAGGGAAAGAGATGGAGATGGCACAATATGCCGTAGATCTAACAGCGAAAGAATTTGATATCTCTTTTATAGATGAAGAGGTGGATAAAATACGACATATTTCCATGATACCGGAAAATATTATAGAAGTACGTAACGCGCTGACTGAATCTGTCTTGAGACATATGCCAAAACTTTTAGAGGTTACCCTAAAAGAGTTAAAGCATTTTGGTATAACGCTTAACAGAACTTTTTGTAGAAAGAGATCTTTTGAAAAGATCATAGATGACTGTGCTAACAATGGAAAATTAAAACAACTTGTTTTTGCCGGTGTGAATTAGGATGATACGGTACACAGCACTGGAATAGGTACTGTTTTACAGATAATAAATGTGTCCTTACCTCTGTAATCTGCCATCTTCTTCCAGCTGTCAAGTATAGATATTGATGTAGGCAGTCACTCTGTGGTAGAATACAGAAACGTTGTGTAATCAAAAAACTCTAATTAATAATAACGTTTCGATGGGAAAGGAGAATACTGTACATGTCTCATTGTACTTATAAGATCCAAATAGAAGGAACCGTACAAGGGGTTGGATTTCGACCTTTTGTC is a genomic window of Sulfurovum sp. XGS-02 containing:
- a CDS encoding hydrogenase maturation protease, with protein sequence MAYNKIALIGIGNIMFHDEGLGDYLVKYIENNYNIPDNLTLVEGGTLDFSLISNYRDFDQLIVVGASSQEGETGTIYAQSGKEMEMAQYAVDLTAKEFDISFIDEEVDKIRHISMIPENIIEVRNALTESVLRHMPKLLEVTLKELKHFGITLNRTFCRKRSFEKIIDDCANNGKLKQLVFAGVN
- a CDS encoding TetR/AcrR family transcriptional regulator — encoded protein: MKITDKKAKKRESIIQTALQLFSANGFHKTTIPDIAKKMHMSVGNIYNYFSSKDILAGEIIKYTSNVLGGEIRKVNMLDISSKAKIKKIVEVYFGMAQERPEMIEYFLRVYLSHREVFKNECEEMVCVSGFITEIMIFFNDGVESGEFRNQDFFSAFGLFLGYLGGMVFLKGEGILPKEINEYIDDISFNIYHALKV